ATGGACTCCGCCCAGGTGGAGGTCGTCACGGACGAGATCTGCGACCTGCTGGGCTGCGACCCGGCGGACGTCTTCAAGGTGTCCGCCCGTACGGGAGAGGGCGTCGCCCCGATCCTGGACGCCATCGTCGAGAAGATCCCCGCGCCGCAGGGCGACCCGGACGGGCCGCTCCAGGCGCTCATCTTCGACTCCGTGTTCAACTCGTTCCGCGGCGTGATCGCCTATTTCAAGATCAAGAACGGCTCCATCCGCAAGGGTGACAAGGTCAAGTTCTTCGCCACGGGGATGGACTACGAGGTCGAGGAGGTCGGCGTCCTCAAGATGAAGCTCACGCCCACCGCCGAGATCGGCTGTGGCGACGTCGGCTACGTGATCACGGGCATCAAGAGCGCCGTGGAGGTCAAGGTGGGTGATACGATCACCCATGTGGACCGCCCCTGCGCCGCCGCGATCGCGGGCTTCGAGGAGGTCAAGCCGATGGTCTTCGCGGGCATGTATCCCGTGCAGGCCGACAAGTTCGAGGAGCTGCGCGCCGTGCTGGAGAAGTTCCAGCTCAACGACGCCTCCTTCGTCTATGAGCCGGAGAGCTCGCTCGCGCTGGGCTCCGGCTTCCGCTGCGGATTCCTCGGGCTGCTGCACCTGGAGATCGTCCAGGAGCGGCTTTTCCGCGAATTCGACATGGACGTGATCACCACGGTCCCCAACGTCTCCTACAAGGTCTACACGACGCAGGGCGAGGTAATGGACGTGCACAATCCTTCCGGCCTGCCTGCCCAGACGCTCATCGACCACATCGAGGAGCCGTATATCCGGGCGCAGATCATCTCCAAGTCGGAATTCTTCGGCCCCATCATGAAGCTCTGCCTGGACCGCCGCGGCACGCTGATCGGTCAGCACTACATCACGGCGGACCGCGTGGAGCTGACTTATGACATGCCCCTGTCCGAGATCGTCTTCGACTTCTACGACAAGCTCAAGACCATCTCCAAGGGCTATGCTTCCTTCGACTACCATGTGATGGATTTCCGTCCGGCGCGGCTCGTCCGCCTGGACATCCTGCTCAACGGCGAGCCGGCCGATGCGCTGTCCACGCTCATCCACGAGGACAACGCCTATGATTTCGGCCGCAAGATGTGCGTCAAGCTCAAGGACCTCATCCCGCGCCAGCAGTTCGACATTCCCATCCAGGCGGCCATCGGCGCCAAGATCATCGCGCGCGAGACTGTCAAGCAG
The sequence above is a segment of the Bacteroidales bacterium WCE2004 genome. Coding sequences within it:
- a CDS encoding GTP-binding protein LepA — its product is MKNIRNFCIIAHIDHGKSTLADRLLELTRTVGARDMENQVLDDMDLEKEKGITIKSHAIQMLHQYQGETYRLNLIDTPGHVDFSYEVSRSIASCEGALLVVDASQGVQAQTISNLYMAIDHGLEIIPVLNKIDMDSAQVEVVTDEICDLLGCDPADVFKVSARTGEGVAPILDAIVEKIPAPQGDPDGPLQALIFDSVFNSFRGVIAYFKIKNGSIRKGDKVKFFATGMDYEVEEVGVLKMKLTPTAEIGCGDVGYVITGIKSAVEVKVGDTITHVDRPCAAAIAGFEEVKPMVFAGMYPVQADKFEELRAVLEKFQLNDASFVYEPESSLALGSGFRCGFLGLLHLEIVQERLFREFDMDVITTVPNVSYKVYTTQGEVMDVHNPSGLPAQTLIDHIEEPYIRAQIISKSEFFGPIMKLCLDRRGTLIGQHYITADRVELTYDMPLSEIVFDFYDKLKTISKGYASFDYHVMDFRPARLVRLDILLNGEPADALSTLIHEDNAYDFGRKMCVKLKDLIPRQQFDIPIQAAIGAKIIARETVKQVRKDVTAKCYGGDVTRKRKLLEKQKEGKKRMRQIGTVQVPQSAFMAVLKLDS